In the Scatophagus argus isolate fScaArg1 chromosome 11, fScaArg1.pri, whole genome shotgun sequence genome, CTTTAAACTGGCAGTGACATTACTCTTAAGAATGCCTTTAAAATTCAGAATGGTCACATGCAGCTTAGACAGTGTTAAGCTTTGATGAAGGGAACAGTCAAGTGTGGCCTATGTAAAATTAAGTTTTAGAGTGTCACAACGAATGACAAATTGCGCATATTAATTTCTCCTAAACGTGAGTTCTGATGTTTTCCAACAAGTTGACTTATTATTAAGTAATGGCaacatctatatatatatgggaAACTCTGTGTATTCATGGGACAAAAGCATACAGCTCTGTGTAAGTGAAGTTCTCTCTGATGttacatgtacatgttacaAATAATAAATTGTATATTCTGTAATAAATAGAAACAATGGTGAGTATGCTACCGTAGAAGCTGATCACATGTACTATAGTGGGTGTAAATTCAGCACATTTCCCCAATATTAATTCCATATTTCATCTGTACAACATAATTCACTCTCATGCAACACTCACAATTCAGTTGTGGACACCAGAAAACTACTTCATTAGGGCATCAAAGCCTAAGCATCTGTAAATCACtcattttttcagatttttctgtcACATGGGAATGCTTTGGTAACCTCTATTTCACCTATTGCTGCCAGCAACATTTGTGACTATTCACGTGCATAATGTATTTCAGTAAatactcatccatccatccattttctataccgcttatccgtcagggttgcggggggtctggagcctatcccagctaactatgggtgagaggcggggtacaccctggactggtcgccagtcaatcgcagggctgacacacaaagacagacaatcatacactctcacactcacacctaggggcaatgtatAGTGTATAATGtagtagccaattaacctaatgtgcatgtttttgggattgtgggaggaagtcggagtacccggagaaaacccacacagggacagggagaacatgcaaactccatgcAGAAGGGCTCAGACTGGGAtccgaacctggaaccctcttgctactTCCAGCTACAACTTGATGCTGGAATTCTCCACATTTAAAGAAGATGATGTTAAGAATTTGTTACCCTCTGcacaaaattattattgttcaaTCTACTAAACTTTGATAAAGGACAGAAACCCTATCAGTCAACAAAATGCCATACCTTTCCCATTGTATGCCACAGTGCAGTTCTGATGGGCTAGTGTCACCATTTTATATTCTCCTAGAGTACAAACATTGTAATGTTGATCAACTGTTCTGAATGTCAGCCGTTTTGAAATTCTAGTACTTCCTCCAAATTACATCAGACTAATATGTTTTTACTTGTCAACAAATTGGAAGACTTCATGACAAATTGGTTAAATTATTATGAAAAAAGTagaattaaagctgaaaatattttttcagtaaAAGGTATAAATACAGTTgtattacctttttttttcatttactcaaAATAAATCCCTTGTATACCACCTCTTTACCTCAGCTTTAGGTTGTAGTTGTGTGAATTTCAGTTCACTCAGTAATAAGTAATGGCAGAATTCATTTAAAAGAGAATCActagattttatttaaaatcttgGTTTTATACACTGGGGCACTAATAACAGGAATCCATGATGCGCCTCATGCTCATGAACCTCATTCCGCTGTATCCCATGTCCCTGAAGCTCCTGTACTCTCCAGGCCTCAGGTACATCATCCTGCCTCTGTAGTGGGGCTGCTCATACATCAGCCAGTGGCCGTCCATCACGTGGCAGGACTGGCAGTCAGACATGTGGTAACGGTCCATCATGTTGTCGCAGTCGTCCATCAGCTCATGCATCTGACCACCGAAGTTCTCCCTCTCATAGATCCTCATCCTGAACTGGCCTCTGTGCTGTAAATTGAAATGAACGAAAAATCTGTGAAATCCTTCCCAAAATGCTGTGATAATTATGCTTTCACCaggttaaatatttttttcatatatctAAGGCATCATTTCAGATGGACAGGAAAAAGTGAGTTACTGTACCATGGGGATCATACGGCAAGACCTGATGCAATCACTCATGCCCATACGCTGGTAGTCAGAATACTCTCCCCTCCTGACAAAGAACTGATTTCCCATGTAGTTAGTGCGGTCATAGACCATGAAGCAGCCGCTCTCCACCCTGCAGGAGTGGCACCTGCTCAGGTAGGAGGACATGTCAGCACAGTCGCTGCTGGTCTCATAGGAACGACCCTGGAAGTTCCTGTCCTCGTAGAAGatgatctgaaaaaaaaaaggaaaccatTATGTTGATATCACAGCACATCACAGATCCTATAAAACACAATGATTTTTGTACGCACCTTGCCCATGGTCATGGCTACAGTTACAACTGTTTTGGCTCAAAATGACTGCACAGTTTTCTTGATGTCCCCCTGTTGCTTTTATACCTGACCTCGCACCCAAAGGATACATGACCCCATTGTTCAAATTCCTGACAGAGCAACATGGAGCAGAGGCCCCGTGTATAGTTCAATTCAAAGGGACCTTCAACAGATCGTGATTTGCGGTGGTTGCATTTGTGAGAAGAGGCCCcgctttgtattgtttttgctgctgaatGACAGAGACCATGTTTTCCACAAACATACCTTTCTTTGAAGGGTCTATTAAATGAATTATCTCTGatcttttatgtctttaaaatatttatttatagaatAATAGCATGCagagtttagatttttttatctattttaataTTACCATATACTATAATGAAAACTATACTACACATAAAACCAGGGGTCTTGTATAGAGAGTAGAGAGTACTTTAGAAGTATGATAATATGGAGTACAACCAAAATGTGTCCAAACAGCTCAACAATttcttcacagcaaaacatttcttgggggaaaaacagcacaaatagCCCCTTATCATtgtgagagggggaaaaaaatagctttACTTTCAATCTTTCAAATTTGGCATAAAATTGATCAGATAAACTATATCATTCTGTTTCTAGTGTTAAActctttttcattatttttactcaCAATTTGAACTGATATCAATGAAGAGAGTATGCATATcaataaatatttgtgtttatttctttaaccTCTTAGCAAGTTTTGAAGTAACCACTTGACTCTTCTTTACTTTAGATGAAATCAATAAATTTTGATTATAAAACCGATAAACAATTGAGACCTCAGAAAATGTTTGCGCTGGTTCGTCTTCATCTTCACAAGTAATACCGAcaaatgtgtcagaaaatgaGTTTGAGAAAGTTGGAGTTTGGaatttgtttctctgctgtacTATAATAGCttgcattaaaacaaacattgacTTCAGTTCACAAAGGACTTGTAAGGTATAGAATGTTACTTTGTAATTTGAAAGGTTATGACACAAATTTGTACAGGAACAGAAGTCTGATGATACAACtgtaaaatcagattttttatCATATAGGAGATCCCACTGCAGTGATTTGACCATGAAATTATGAATCATGCTGTCTCTTAATAATGCTACCTGCTAACAATACCAACTTTCCAATTAAGGACTTTATGCCTTTATGACTTCATGTCTTGGGCAGATTAGCAAAGTCATATTAAAAAGTGGAGATAATGGCAGAAGAATTGCTGTTTATAATAAGCAGTTTCTGGTTCATTAATTAGATAGCtaaacttaattttcttttatttgtattagATAAATAACTCATTAAGCATTGGTTGGGTGATTTCACACTGTAACTGATCTTGACGGCATCTGCAGTTGACTTTTCAGGCGAATCATAGGGACTGCAGGATTTAGGACAAACCAATAGACTGATGTCATTATATGCCTATGCTGATTGAATGAATTACTTCAAATGGCTCTTACTTGTGTGATGTATTGTAAATCACACAACATGAGTTATAGCTAGCAACATGGCAGATGGGGAGCTTGTGCCAAAAATCAAGCTTTAATACAATATAGTGTTTTAACACACTCAATGCAGTCTACAGGGCattgtgattctgattaaattgattattattttcttacCAGATCACCCACCTCCGGTTAATAATAGCCTTTATTTTCGATCTTGCCACCCTCTGGACCGGAGTGTGTTACCTACTCAGGATTGCATGTGATTGGGGAAAACCCTGAAAGCCATGAGACGTAATCACATGTCTTATCTGGATAATAAATGGAGGTGTAACAATAGTATATGAATGTGTGCACTGGAAACACTTAACACTAGAATACACATAAAAGTTGTTACTATGTGAAGAAACGAGCGAAGAATCAATCAGGAATGACCTAATAATTGAAACATTAATCAGTAATTTCTGAATAACCATGATTCAAGGATAATTGTGAGTTACTGCAGAACAGACTGTGAATTACTGTATTAACGAATCACTAGTGAATTATTAGTTCATCATTTTTTTGTGGCTGGGGTATTTAtgcctttctcttttttctaaATATACTTCGGTCATTATATTCACACCACAATATAATATTATTCACATCTATATTATATTCTTCAGCATTAGTGATGCTGACGCCTTCAAAGTAAATGTCCGCTCCTGTGCTACAGGCACCGGCATAGCTCCCACAGCTGGAACTCTGCCTGTCAGGACCACCCTGTAGCCATTGTCTGCTCTGATGTCCCAGCTCAGCCGATGCCTGCTGTCTGCCCTCGGCTTGGAGTGATGAGACTTAAAAAATCAACAGtcagagaggtgtgtgtgtgtgtgacttggcCGGATGAACAAGATCTGCCTTGTCTGTGAACATTGCCACTTGGGTCACACCAGACAGATTTCCATTGCCAGTGGCGGTTGTTTAagaatgaagacaacaacttgCATGATCCCATGCTGCCTATGTCTTCTGTTTTAATTATAAAGCTTTTCACATGCATTTCTTGTTTACCATACATTTAGTTTAATTCACAGAAAAGACATGGAGATGTTTTCCACCTTATAtttttttggtgaaaatatGAGGTTgtaaacaataacatttaaGGTTGATACTAAAGTAGAGGACCATGGATCTGATCAATGAGCAACAATGCTCTTCTAGATTCTTCATTTTCCATCATGTTTTGAAAATTTGTATTCAAATGATACAGTATACAAATACGATAAATGAAAATACCCGACATGCCATGTTGAATATGAAATGTCTTTTATTCCTGAGGTCATATGTTTGTGTCAGATCAATTTGTTAACAGGAGTCAGTAATGCGTCTGATTGAGCTGAATCTCATGCTATCGTATCCCAAGTCCCTGAAGCTCCTGTACTCTCCAGGCCTCAGGTACATCATCCTGCCTCTGTAGTGGGGCTGCTCATACATCAGCCAGTGGCCGTCCATCACGTTGCAGGACCGGCAGTCAGACAGGTGGTAGCGGTCCATGATGTTGTCACAGTCGTCCATCAGCTCATGCATCTGACCACCAAAGTTCTCCATCTCATAGATCCTTATTTTATAGGATCCTTTGTGCTGTTAATAGACATTGTGAATATATAGTGATTAGTCATTTGATGGAAGCTCCTGTTAGTGGTCATATGAGATaagcattttgtattttgatatGTATTTCTTGCCATCTGAGTGTCATACCATGGGAATCATACGACAGGATCTGATGCAGTCACCAAAACCCATCATACGCTGGTAGTCAGAATACTCCCCTCTCCTCAGGAAGTATTGTTGACCCATGTAGTTTGGGCGGTCGTAGATCATGAAACAGCCGCTCTCCACCCTGCAGGAGTGGCACCTGCTCAGGTAGGAGGACATGTCAGCGCAGTCGCTGCTGGTCTCATAGGAACGACCCTGGAAGTTCCTGTCCTCGTAGAAGATGATCTAGAGTCCAGCAGAGCGTTTGTGACACATGTAAACAGCTATCATAATGGAATCATTATTTTAGTGTTGTAGTAGTGCTAGAAGAATGCAACCATGTAGCCTCTTTTGCACAATACACTATATAAATGCAATAAAGCAATGATAAGAACCGGCCGtgtgcaaacagaaacacagtaaaTCATAGTAAAGTATCTATTATAAACTTACCTTGCCATGCATGGTGGCTGATACAGTGAGTGATGCTATAGCAATCCTATCCTGAATTTAAGCCTTTTTTATACCTAACGTGACATCCAAACAATCAATGGCACTATTGTATGGAAGCCATGAGTCAGCATGAGCATGCAATGTTAGCCCTTCTGTTTGTGAATGCTGATGGGAAAGGGTTATTATGTTTTCTCTCACAAACACTATCATTCTAGATCAAAtggtttctgtctctttcatttacattttggatTCCTTTTAATATTATCAATATGATTCAGCTCTTAAAAGTAACAAGCTGAAAAGGTAAGATAGAAACTACGTCTGATTTATCTTTAAGGCAGAATGTGAATCTTCTTTGTTGCCAGCCTCACGCTGTAAACTACGTCAAACAAAAAGGCCTTGCAAGACACAGTCTCAGGTGCAAGAGGAGTTTGCAGTATTTTAAAGGCCAGCACAAATTCTGCAAAGACTGCAACAAACACCTGTTTGCTTTATGATCACATTCAAAAGTATATTCAATAGATagtcatttatatatatatatatatatatatacatatatctatatattagATGGAGAGTGTTTATGAATCTTAAGTAGATACCTCATATACTCTTTATGGATGTAACCTGTTGTGtgaattgtatttattgtattttatggtGCTGTTACTAACATAAAGAGACTTTGACTTGGTTCGctctaaataaaataatagtaGTGAATACTGAATAGTATTGGACACAGCCCAACTCTGTCCAGAACTAACAACTACTGCTCTGAGGTCAGAGCTAAGAATCtcacaaatgtcatttttttatatgCAAAACAGAGATGGAATTCATAATCTAAATGTCCACAAAATTAACAACTAACTCGATTCCGCTGCAATCTAATTCTGATTTGCTTAATCATGATTTATGTAAACAAATTTCATAGTTTTTTCTGTTGCAGAATGTATGTatttaaagggttttttttttttaaagaaagtttCTTTAATCTTCAGTGTTTATGTGataatgtacattttacagtgtgttgTATCTATGaagtcatatttttaaaaataattttcatgaACAGTTACACAAAACTAGTTTCTAATCCTTTGTTCGGACAcctcattattatttttgttattattattattgttattcatgTATTCAATGTACTCCAATAAAATCATTTCTACAAacatgacagaacaaaaaagtCACAGGttcaagcttttgttttgtcattcatttttatttcaaaatgaaattgtcTAGCACATGTCCATGATACGCCTCATGCTCATGAACCTCATGCCGCTGTATCCCATGTCCCTGAAGCTCCTGTACTCTCCAGGCCTCAGGTACATCATCCTGCCTCTGTAGTGGGGCTGCTCGTACATCAGCCAGTGGCCGTCCATCACATTGCAGGACATGCAGTCGGACATACGGTAACGGTCCATGATGTTGTCACAGTCGTCCATCAGCTCATGCATCTGACCACCAAAGTTCTCCCTCTCATAGATCCTCATTCTGAACTGGCCTCTGTGctatttttggaaaaaataaaaacaaatcagtgttttAGTATCAAGATTTATGGTCAACCTTAATAAAACTGTTAACTGCTATGACAGATGCTGTTTTATACCTACCATGGGGATCATACGGCAAGACCTGATGCCACCGCTCCATCCCATCATGCTCATGTAGTCAGCGTACTCGCCCCTCCTCATGAAGTACTGGTTTCCCATGTAGTTGGGACGGTCGTAGACCATGAAACAGCCGCTCTCCACCCTGCAGGAGTGGCACCTGCTCAGGTAGGAGGACATGTCAGCGCAGTCGCTCATGCACTCATAGGAGCGACCCTGGAAGTTCCTGTCCTCGTAGAAGATGATCTGGGAAAACAAGGGATAAATTAGTTGACAAAAAAACATAGACCTAATTTGACCTCACAAGTCTGGATACTGGATATTCTGTGtaaataacaatattaatttgtaatttgtgtttaaaattaCAAGCTTACCTTGCCCATGCTCATGTCAGTGGTGGTCATACTTGTaggtgagctgctgctgttgccactgctactgctgcactgctgtccTGTTTGGTTTAACCCTTGCTTTTATACCTGACCAACCCAACAGACTCAGTGGGCCCCCATTATTTAAATCCCTGACCCAGCAACATGGTATAGAGCGCTGTGCAGACCAGTGTTACTGTGTTATATAATCACATGACTGGGCCCTCGAAGACCTCCTTTTcaccagcaaacacaaagcctgTTTCAGTGTGTTACCTATGCTGTTCCAGAGGCCATTCAATTGAAGTTACTTTAACAATCTGAATTGATTATTACTTGCAATACTATTAATACTTGTTATACTTCAAGATGAACTTTAATGAACATTTGATAACAATTTATTGCACGCTTGTGAATTTGATTTGGACTTTATTATGAAAAACAGTTAGAGCTGAAGTAGACAATAATTTATCAAACTTAgtcaaagactgaaaacatacagtagtCTAAGACAAAGACCGAcctaaaatgattaaattataGTACACTCAATATGCTAGTGCATTTTTTTGCTATTGAAAATCAGTTAGCAGTGCTTACTTTAGTTTTACTATTGTTTGCATGTTTCTGATATTAATGTCACTAGATAGGTGAGATGAGGTACTGTTTACCATTTACATATTCCAAATAAATggcattttgcattttcttaACTGTTGTAACAAAAAAGTAATCAACTGAGACCTCAGACTGTAGTAAAAGTTGAAAAGTGAGTAAGTAAAAGAGCAagtgttgtgtatgtgtatctgtatctgtgtgtgtatgtcccaTCCAAATTGAAAGTACAATTTATAAGATATGGccagaattttattttaaaatattcaataaatgAACACTATCAACAAAATGTGAGGAAACAGAGATTATATTATGTCAGTGATATGGATGTATTAAATCACTCCCCTACCTTCAGGCCTCACTCAATAGCCACTCctctgaaacaaataaacatgcactGCCTGACTACACTGACTAGCTCCAGACAGGAGATATATGTGAGGGGAGTTCAACAGGCTCTCTTATCCTTTTAAGGCTAACACATGCATGAATAAACAACTCTGTTAAATGTCACAGTCATACTTTATTCTGAAAACGTGGGTTTTTTGCCAACTGTGTCAGCAGCTAACGGTCTGTTGCAACTGCAGCTGCATTTGTTCTTCGGCTCAGAACTGTTTGAGTGAATATAAACAATCCATGACAATATCCAACCTAAAACTAACGTTTAGGTTGTTTATGATGTTTCTTGCACTCGCAATGTCAGATGGCAGTGTCAGATGGCAGCATTAATAATTACAGTCACATTTTCCCACCTGGCTACATTTTCCACCCTGCTTAAAGGCAATGTCCTTGTTTGACTTGACTGGcacatttagtttcatttaCTGCTTCTCTGTATAACACATCACCCATATTAGCCAACAACTGAGACAGCGCAATATCAAAACTTAATGTGATAGCATTACCTGCTGACATGGGGATGGGATGTGGGTTTGAGTGCATGTTAACATTGCTATCTGGCTCTGGAGAGGTGCAGGAGTGGGTGCAATATCCTTGATGTCTCTAGTAGGTCCACTTTAAGTCATAGGAACAGTTGACTTTGGCTCTGACACAGGTTCATTGACACAAGgtgcaacaacaacaggctCATCAATGTCCACAGGCTCTGAGACCTCCTGGTTCCCATTAGGGACTTCACTTTGCTCTCTCCAGCAACCAGTTCAAACTATGTATATGATTTCTTCTAGCAACACATTTGAGTGTACTTCGGCATCTTCATTAGGAGGGATCACTTCAATAGAAGGGGCATTATTTTTCCACTCCCAAGGTTTCAGAACAGGACCTGCACCCACACACCTGGCTCTGCGGATCCTTTTTGAAGGGCCACCCTCAACTGGCTGTACTTTCTGCAGTTTCCAAATGTATTTCCTATCCAGTACTTGTTTCTTGACCCTGCAAAGCATCAACAGGAAGGTATCGGGGCAACCCAAACATGAGGCTAATGGAGTGAGTGGCCTCTCGTTGTGCGAAGAGTTATTACATGCATAGACTAGCAAAAAACGTGCAGCATTTTCCTGCACACATTGAAGGACCAGGAAAAACAGGCGACTTTGTCCATTTTGGTAGAGGGCATCCGTGTTTGCCGACCAGTCCGGCTT is a window encoding:
- the LOC124067358 gene encoding gamma-crystallin M3-like isoform X1 is translated as MFFCQLIYPLFSQIIFYEDRNFQGRSYECMSDCADMSSYLSRCHSCRVESGCFMVYDRPNYMGNQYFMRRGEYADYMSMMGWSGGIRSCRMIPMHRGQFRMRIYERENFGGQMHELMDDCDNIMDRYRMSDCMSCNVMDGHWLMYEQPHYRGRMMYLRPGEYRSFRDMGYSGMRFMSMRRIMDMC
- the LOC124067358 gene encoding gamma-crystallin M3-like isoform X2, producing MTTTDMSMGKIIFYEDRNFQGRSYECMSDCADMSSYLSRCHSCRVESGCFMVYDRPNYMGNQYFMRRGEYADYMSMMGWSGGIRSCRMIPMHRGQFRMRIYERENFGGQMHELMDDCDNIMDRYRMSDCMSCNVMDGHWLMYEQPHYRGRMMYLRPGEYRSFRDMGYSGMRFMSMRRIMDMC
- the LOC124067099 gene encoding gamma-crystallin M3-like, translated to MSSYLSRCHSCRVESGCFMIYDRPNYMGQQYFLRRGEYSDYQRMMGFGDCIRSCRMIPMHKGSYKIRIYEMENFGGQMHELMDDCDNIMDRYHLSDCRSCNVMDGHWLMYEQPHYRGRMMYLRPGEYRSFRDLGYDSMRFSSIRRITDSC
- the LOC124067106 gene encoding gamma-crystallin M3-like, producing the protein MTMGKIIFYEDRNFQGRSYETSSDCADMSSYLSRCHSCRVESGCFMVYDRTNYMGNQFFVRRGEYSDYQRMGMSDCIRSCRMIPMHRGQFRMRIYERENFGGQMHELMDDCDNMMDRYHMSDCQSCHVMDGHWLMYEQPHYRGRMMYLRPGEYRSFRDMGYSGMRFMSMRRIMDSCY